From a region of the Arachis ipaensis cultivar K30076 chromosome B09, Araip1.1, whole genome shotgun sequence genome:
- the LOC107616790 gene encoding zinc finger protein JAGGED isoform X2 has protein sequence MRPEGNPLDLNNLPDDYNRDHGKQLLQDTFSPERETETLNHARQLVFRNDHTLAAHQPPPHLGCCQDPTAAALRFPRYFSASSTSSTAAASHHQPYLYASPSRPPPVSFPGAHHQFAPPPHDYYVGHVLSTAQQHAINYGGAAESSAAGGSYTCIGAPVVGGGKERDQEGSLNWGRSSSTSGSQPHHRLDPPSAINRFQDGF, from the exons AT GAGACCAGAAGGAAACCCATTAGACCTTAACAATTTGCCCGATGACTACAATAGAGATCATGGCAAACAACTCCTCCAAGACACCTTCTCTCCCG AGAGGGAAACAGAGACGCTGAACCATGCCCGTCAGCTGGTGTTTCGTAACGATCACACCCTTGCTGCTCATCAACCTCCACCTCACTTAGG ATGCTGTCAAGACCCAACAGCGGCAGCTCTCAGATTCCCAAGATACTTCTCTGCGTCATCCACGTCATCAACCGCTGCAGCATCTCATCATCAGCCCTATCTATACGCTTCACCATCCAGGCCACCGCCTGTCTCGTTCCCGGGGGCTCATCACCAGTTCGCTCCTCCTCCTCACGATTACTACGTGGGCCATGTCCTCAGCACCGCCCAGCAACACGCCATCAACTACGGCGGTGCGGCGGAGTCATCAGCAGCAGGAGGCAGTTACACGTGCATAGGTGCACCGGTGGTGGGAGGAGGGAAGGAGAGGGATCAGGAAGGGTCGTTGAATTGGGGAAGATCATCATCAACATCGGGATCACAGCCTCATCATCGTTTGGATCCTCCTTCAGCGATCAATCGGTTTCAAGATGGGTTCTAA
- the LOC107616790 gene encoding zinc finger protein JAGGED isoform X1: protein MRPEGNPLDLNNLPDDYNRDHGKQLLQDTFSPGCRKKKSGGGKDGKEECGKVYECRFCSLKFCKSQALGGHMNRHRQERETETLNHARQLVFRNDHTLAAHQPPPHLGCCQDPTAAALRFPRYFSASSTSSTAAASHHQPYLYASPSRPPPVSFPGAHHQFAPPPHDYYVGHVLSTAQQHAINYGGAAESSAAGGSYTCIGAPVVGGGKERDQEGSLNWGRSSSTSGSQPHHRLDPPSAINRFQDGF from the exons AT GAGACCAGAAGGAAACCCATTAGACCTTAACAATTTGCCCGATGACTACAATAGAGATCATGGCAAACAACTCCTCCAAGACACCTTCTCTCCCG GTTGCAGGAAAAAGAAAAGCGGCGGCGGTAAGGATGGAAAAGAGGAGTGTGGGAAGGTGTAtgagtgtagattttgttccctCAAGTTCTGCAAGTCCCAGGCTCTTGGGGGACACATGAACCGCCACCGCCAAG AGAGGGAAACAGAGACGCTGAACCATGCCCGTCAGCTGGTGTTTCGTAACGATCACACCCTTGCTGCTCATCAACCTCCACCTCACTTAGG ATGCTGTCAAGACCCAACAGCGGCAGCTCTCAGATTCCCAAGATACTTCTCTGCGTCATCCACGTCATCAACCGCTGCAGCATCTCATCATCAGCCCTATCTATACGCTTCACCATCCAGGCCACCGCCTGTCTCGTTCCCGGGGGCTCATCACCAGTTCGCTCCTCCTCCTCACGATTACTACGTGGGCCATGTCCTCAGCACCGCCCAGCAACACGCCATCAACTACGGCGGTGCGGCGGAGTCATCAGCAGCAGGAGGCAGTTACACGTGCATAGGTGCACCGGTGGTGGGAGGAGGGAAGGAGAGGGATCAGGAAGGGTCGTTGAATTGGGGAAGATCATCATCAACATCGGGATCACAGCCTCATCATCGTTTGGATCCTCCTTCAGCGATCAATCGGTTTCAAGATGGGTTCTAA